CCATTATTTTGAGCGAATGGATATTAATGATGCCTTGTCATCGGTTTATGATCTAGAACGCTTAGTGGCTAAGGTATCCTTTGGGAATGTCAATGGTAGAGATTTAATTCAACTTAAAACATCTTTAGATCAACTACCGAAAATCAAACAACTGCTTGTTCAGGTTGATGAAGCAATCTGGCAGTCTACCTTAAGTAAAATTGCAGAAATGCCAGAATTAAGAGACTTGATTGATCAGGCAATTATGGAAGATTCTCCTCTTTTAATTACAGAAGGCAATGTTATTAAAGATGGCTATAATGATCAACTTGATTACTACCGTGATGCTATGGCTAATGGAAAAAAATGGATTGCAGCGCTTCAACAACAAGAAAGAGAACGCACTGGTATTAAAACCTTAAAAATCGGTTATAACCGGGTATTTGGTTACTACATTGAAGTATCAAAAGCCAATGTCCTAAATCTACCAGAAGGCTTATATGACCGTAAGCAGACCCTTACCAACGCTGAACGATTCATTACACCAGAGCTAAAGGAAAAAGAACGCATTATTTTAGAGGCAGAAGAAAAATCGGCTACGCTTGAATATGAGTTATTTATTGCTATTCGAGAAAAGGTAAAACACTATAGCGAAGACCTGCAACAATTAGCTAAGCAAATTTCAGAACTAGATGTCTTACAAAGCTTTGCCGAAATTAGCGAACGTTATCACTACAATAAACCGATTCTTTCAGCGACATCTAAACATATTCACATTACAGAAGGCCGTCATCCAGTCGTCGAGGAAGTTTTAGGAAAAGACCAATACGTCTCTAATAACCTGGAAATGACAAATGATAACAATATTCTGCTCGTAACAGGACCTAACATGTCTGGTAAAAGTACTTATATGCGTCAACTCGCGTTAATTGTGATTATGGCTCAAATGGGTTGTTATGTTCCTGCTGAGACAGCAGAATTACCCGTTTTTGACCAAATATTCACCCGTATTGGTGCAGCTGATGATCTGTATTCAGGTCAAAGTACCTTTATGGTGGAGATGGTTGAAACAAACCAAGCCCTCCAATTTGCGACAGAACGCAGTTTAATTTTATTTGATGAAATTGGTCGTGGAACAGCTACTTATGATGGGATGGCTTTGGCGGAAGCAATCCTGAAGCACTTGCACCGTCATGATAAGGGGAAAGTTTTGTTTTCAACTCATTATCATGAGTTGACGGCCTTAGAAGAAGAGTTAGCTGGTCTTCGTAATGTTCATGTCGGGGCCATCGAACAAGATGGCGAACTTGTCTTTCTTCATAAAATTATGAATGGCCCTGCAGATAAGAGTTACGGCCTTCATGTTGCTAAACTAGCAGGTATGCCAGAGTCGTTAATAACAGAAGCTGGAGAAATCTTGCATCGCTTAGAAACTGAAGCAAATCTGACAGGAAGCGTTGTTGAAGAAGGCATTAGTCAGTTGTCTTTGTTTGGAGAACTTGAAGAAAACATTAATGAAAAGCAAGTTATGAAAGAAATGTCAGAGTTAAGATTAGAAAACATGACACCGATGGATATCATGTATCAAGTCAATCAATGGAAAAAAATGCTGGATAAAAAATGAGGTGAACTGCCATGGCAACAATCAGAGAATTACCTGAACAATTAACGAACCAGATTGCAGCAGGAGAAGTCATCGAGCGACCTTCTTCTGTTGTAAAAGAGTTGGTTGAGAACGCCATTGATGCTAAGAGCAGCCAAATTGATATTTGGGTAGAAGAAGCTGGTTTAAAAAAGATTAAGGTGAGCGACAATGGCCAAGGCATTCATCCTGATGAAGTAGCATTAGCCTTTGAACGTCATGCGACCAGTAAAATCTATTCAAGAGAAGATCTCTTCCGTATCCACACATTAGGGTTTAGGGGTGAGGCACTACCAAGTATCGCCTCTGTTTCCAAAGTGACAGTAGAAACGGCGACAGAGCATTTACCTGGTAAACTGCTTAAAATTGAAGGCGGTAAAATAATTGAAAATAAGACCTTTGGGAGTCCAAAGGGAACGGCTATTACGGTAGAGAGTCTGTTTTTTAATACACCGGCACGCCTAAAATATATCCGCAGCCTTCAAACCGAATTGTCTAATATTACCGATATTATTAACCGCATATCGCTAAGCCATCCAGAAATTGCCTTTCGACTTTACCATGATAACAACCAACTACTGAGAACAAGTGGTAACGGTGACCTCAAGCAAGCAATTGCCGGTGTTTATGGAACGAAGGTAGCCCGTAAAATGATTGAAGTTCAGGCTGAACAGCTAGATTTTCGTGTTTCTGGTTTGGTGACTATGCCAGAAATAACACGAGCGAGTCGAAATTATTTAACGATAATTTTAAATGGCCGTTATATCCGTAATTTTCTACTACAGAATGCCATTGTTGATGGCTTTGGCTCACGACTGATGGTAGGGCGGTTTCCAATTGCAGTTATTAATATTGAGACTGATCCACTGTTATTAGATGTGAATGTTCACCCCTCTAAAAAAGAGGTGCGTATCAGTAAAGAAAAAGAATTGGTGGCATTAATTATCTCTGCTATCCAAGAAGGGTTAAAAGATAAAACCTTTATTCCAAGTGGATTTGAAAATGTTGATTTTAAACGACAACCGATTGAAGTGGAAGCTAAGCATGAACAGACTCATATTCGTTTTGAAAATCCGATTGAGCCGACGGAAGCAGCTTTTCAATCTGTTTTGAAACAGACCGATTATAAAGATGAAGAAGTTGTTCAGGAAGATTTTACAGTCGAAGAGGCTAATCAAGCCATTGACCATACAGAAAATGAGTCGATAGATTGGATAGAGCCAAAAAGGGAAAATCAGCCAAAATTTGAGCCGACTTTTGTTCATGAAAATCATAACGAAAAAAGTTTAAAGACAGCTGAGCGAACCTTGAATGAAGAGCCTGTTCGCCATTTTCCGGAGTTGTATTACTTTGGGCAAATGCATGGCACCTATCTTTTTGCCCAGAATGAAACAGGATTGTATATCGTTGATCAGCATGCTGCTCAAGAACGAATCAAATACGAATACTATAAAGAAGAAATCGCAAAGGTATCACGTGACTTACAAAGCTTGTTAGTTCCGATTACCATTGACTTAGCTTTGGATGACTATTTAAGAGTCAAAGAAAATCAAGAAAAACTCGAAGACATGGGTATTTTTCTTGAGCCGTTTGGAAAACAGACCTTCTTACTAGACCGTCATCCAACTTGGTTTAAGGCCGGGCAAGAGGAAGCCATTTTGGATGATATTATCAGTATGGTTTTGGAAGATGGTCATCTATCAGTTAAAAAACTAAGAGAAGCAACGGCGATTATGATGAGTTGTAAACGATCCATCAAAGCTAATCACCATCTCAATGACCATGAAGCAAGGATCCTATTAGCTGATTTGTCTAAGACAAATAACCCTTATAATTGTCCGCATGGTCGACCTGTACTCATTCATTTTACCAATAACGACATGGAGAAAATGTTTAAACGTATTCAAGATCCGCACTGAAACAAAAAATTATGGTTTCTGCCTTTAATAAGGTAAAATAGAAACAGATTTTAAGATAAAGGATGATTAGGATGAAAGAATCAAAAGAAGAACTACGCAATCGTTTGACGCCTCTTCAATTTGAAGTAACCCAAAACGAAGCAACAGAGCGTCCGTTTACAGGTGAATACGATGATTTTTATCAAGAAGGTATTTATGTTGACGTGGTGAGTGGCGAACCATTGTTCAGTTCATTAGATAAATATGATGCAGGCTGTGGCTGGCCATCATTTTCAAAACCAATTGCTAAATTGGAAGAAAAAGAAGATACAAAACTATCTCGCGTTCGTACAGAAGTGAGAAGTAAAGAAGCTGATTCTCACCTTGGCCATGTTTTCGAAGATGGACCAGCCGAGATGGGTGGCTTGCGCTATTGTATCAATTCAGCAGCGATGCGTTTCGTAGCTGTACCTGATTTAGAAAAAGAAGGATACAGCGATTACCTATCATTGTTTGAATCAAAATAATCAGCAAGAGATGAGATGAGTAAATCTCATCTTTTTTCTGTTTTAAACTGCCTTATTACGCCTATTATGGTAAGATGATAGTCAGGAATTTAATCCAGAAGGGATGTTAAACAGGATGTATGAATATATGTGTGGGACATTAGTTAGCGTCAAACCGCTCTATATTGTCCTTGACGTTCAAGGAATTGGCTACCAAATTCAAGTTGCGAATCCTTTCCGCTTTACGTCGCTCTTAGACCAAGAAGTGATGGTATATATCCACCAAGCCGTTAGGGAAGATGCGATAACCTTATATGGTTTTAAAGAAGAATATGAAAAGCAATTATATCTAAAGTTGATTAGTGTGTCAGGGATTGGTCCGAAAAGTGGTTTGTCAATTCTAGCAAGTGAAGATCATACGGGCTTAGTTCAAGCCATTGAAACAGAGCATGTCACTTATCTAACCAGGTTTCCAGGTGTGGGTAAGAAGACGGCATCACAAATTATTCTTGATTTAAAAGGGAAGTTAGACGATGTTTTAGTTGAAGTTGGTCAACTGCCGATTATACCGGTTGAAGAAACAACGCTCAATAAGCAACACCTTTCCGAAGCTATGGAAGCCTTAGTTGGTTTGGGTTATTCAGCTCGAGAAGTTAATAAAATTAAACCAAAACTGGAAGAGGCGGATGCGAAAGATACGGAAGAATTACTTCGTATGGCCTTTAAACTATTATTGAAGAACTAGAAAGGGGGCAGGCGGCTAATGACAGATGAACGCATGTTATCTGCCGATATTGAAGACTGGAACGAAGAAGCGGTAGAAGAATCACTTAGACCGCAACAAATTAGTCAATATATCGGTCAGAAAAAAGTAGTTGATGAAGTCAATATTTATATCCAAGCAGCCAAGCATCGTAACGAAGCGTTAGACCATGTGTTACTTTATGGACCGCCTGGGCTAGGTAAAACAACATTAGCTGGTGTCATCGCTAATGAAATGGGTGTTCATATGCATACAACAAGTGGACCTGCCATTGAAAAACCTGGTGACTTAATGGTGTTGTTAAACGAATTAAATCCAGGAGATGTCTTATTTATTGATGAAATCCATCGTTTGCCGAGGATTGTTGAAGAAATCCTGTATTCGGCTATGGAAGATTACTTTGTCGATATTATTATTGGTCAAGATGCGACTGCTAGACCTGTTCATTTTACCTTACCTCCTTTCACCTTAATTGGTGCGACAACCAAGGCTGGTAGTTTGTCGGCGCCGTTGCGGGCACGTTTTGGAATTGTTTTGAGAATGGATTATTATAATCATAGTGATTTAAAAGAGATTATTATTCGTTCTTCAAGCGTCTTAAAAACGGAGATTGAAGAAGATGGCGCGATTGAAATTGCCAGACGCTCAAGAGGAACACCACGTATCGCTAATCGTCTCTTAAAGCGGGTTCGCGATTTTTCTCAAGTTTATGAGGATGGTATGATTACAGCTAAGGTTGCAGAAAAAGGATTAACCTTGCTAAGAGTGGATAAAGAAGGACTGGATGCAACCGACCGCAGGATTTTAACCACTATGATTGATTTTTATGGTGGCGGGCCGGTTGGTTTAGCTTCAATTGCGGCTACTATTGGTGAGGACAGAGAAACCATTGAGGATATGTATGAACCCTATCTCTTGCAAATTGGTTTCTTGCAACGGACACAACGTGGTAGAATGGTCACTGCGGCAGCCTATGATCATTTAGGCTACACTTATGATAAATAAAGACAGCTAGAAAAGAATAGAGGAATAATATTGAAAACAAGTGATTTTGATTTTTATCTACCTGAGGAACTGATTGCTCAAACACCTCTAGAGAATAGAACAGCATCTCGTTTATTGAAGCTGGATTCTTCAGCTAACCAACTAGAAGATAAGCACTTCTATGATGTGATTGATGAATTTGAAGTAGGCGATGTTCTCGTTTTAAATAATACTCGTGTTTTACCAGCTCGTTTACATGGTGTGAAACCTGATACAGGAGGGCACTTAGAAGTATTGTTATTAAACAATGAAGAGGGAGATCGGTGGGAAACGCTCGTTAAACCAGCCAAAAAGGCTAAGATTGGAACAAAGATTTCATTTGGTGATGGGATGTTAACTGCTGAAGTTGTGGGTGAAAAAGACCACGGTGGACGCATCATTGAATTTAGCTATGAAGGAATCTTCTTAGAAGTATTGGAGAGTTTAGGAGAAATGCCTTTACCACCATATATTAAAGAACGTTTAGATGATCCGGATCGTTACCAAACTGTTTATGCCAAAGAGAATGGCTCAGCAGCAGCTCCAACAGCAGGTTTGCATTTTACTCAAGAGCTATTAGCTAAAATTGAAGCAAAAGGCGTTAAAGTTGCGTACTTAACCTTGCATGTTGGTTTAGGTACCTTTAGACCTGTTTCTGCTGATGATTTGAGTGAGCATGAAATGCATTCAGAATTTTATTCATTGCCTCAAGAAACCGCAGATTTATTAAATGAAGTTAAAGCAAAGGGTGGTCGAATTATTGCTGTCGGAACAACATCTATTCGGACACTTGAAACGGTCGGTACAAAATTTAACGGTGAGATTAAGGCAGATAGTGATTGGACGAGTATTTTTATCGCGCCTGGCTATCAATTTAAGGTTGTAGATGCTTTTATTACAAATTTCCATTTACCAAAATCAACACTCGTTATGCTAGTCAGTGCATTTGCTGGCAGAGAGACTGTTCTGAATGCCTATGCGCATGCCGTTAAAGAACGTTACCGTTTCTTTAGTTTTGGCGATGCCATGTTTGTTAAATAATAACAGCAAAAATCCCCCTCTAGATTATCTGAAGGGGGATTTTAATGGTTAATCATTATGCTTTTTTAGACTCTGCCGTTTTCGGAAAAGCGCTTGTTAATAGGAATACGATGACAGCAACAGCAATTCCCATAACAGATGCGTGAACAAAGTTATAAGAATTTGTTTCCAAAGCGCCGCCAATATAGAAAGCAACTTGCCCTAAAATAAATCCCCAAAATAAACACACAACAAATTTCATCTTTTTGCACCTTCTCTCGTTTCTTATTTTAGCACTTATTTTAAAGATGACAAGTTTTTATCCGATGAAAGTGACAAGATGATGCTGCTTTTTACCTACATCAAAGCTAGGAAATACGATATAATACAAGAAGAGGAAGGAGGGTTACGATGACATTCGTACAACTTCAAGTAATCAGTTCATATACATTGCTCCAAAGTACAACGAGGCTTTCTGACCTTGTTTATGCTGCTAAAGAACGGGGCTACAAAGCGCTAGCTTTAACTGATCATAATGTTTTGTATGGTCAAGTTGACTTTTACAAATTATGTGAAAAAGCTGGTATCCAGCCTATCATTGGCATTCAATTAGATGTCAAAGGCTTTGTCATGACAGAGAGACGTTTTCCGATGGTCTTGCTGGCTAAGGACTACAAAGGCTATCAACGGTTGATGCAATTATCCACCCTTCGTAGTCAAGAAGATGACCAATTGCTTCAAAATGAAATAGAAAAAGGGTTAAATCATTTAATCGCTATAACTGCAGGAGATAAGAGCGAAGTTGCAGCGCTGTTAGCTGATGGCAATATCCAACAGGCCAAATCGGTTAGTCTTTTTTGGAAGAATTTAGTAACAGAAGGGGACTTTTATTTAGGGGTTCACGCATACAGACAAATGACCCGACTGATTCGACCGCTTCAACAATTGAGTCAAGAAATGACTGTTCCACTCGTCGCCTTAAATGAAGTCTCCTATTTGAATCCAGATGACCAGTTTAGCTGTCAAGTCTTACAAGCCATTTCGAATAATGAACAAATCGATACCCAATCGGTAGAGATGAGCGGAGAACGTTATTTGACAACGGCTGAAGAGGCTTATCACCGCTTTTTAAACATGGATTTAAAAGAAGCGGCAGATGAAACGGAACGAATTGCCAGTAAGATTAATATCCAAATCCCACTAAATCAATCCTTATTACCTAAGTATCCGGTCCCAAAAGGTGTATCAAGTTCTGATTATCTGAAACGACTCTGCATGGAAGGATTAGAAGCACGGGTAGCCGAGCCAGACAGTCGTTACCAAGAGCGACTCCTTTATGAGTTAGAAGTCATTCATGAAATGGGCTTTGATGATTATTTTTTAATTGTATGGGATGTGATGGCCTATGCAAGACAAGTCAATATTTTACCTGGCGCTGGTCGTGGATCAGCAGCGGGCTCTCTCGTTGCTTATGTACTCAGCATTACCCATGTTGATCCGATTGCCTTTAATTTATTGTTTGAGCGTTTTTTAAACAGAGAACGCTACAATATGCCTGATATTGATTTAGATTTTCCTGATAACCGTCGTGACGATGTATTGCGTTATGTAAAGAAAAAATACGGCAGTGACCATGTTGCTCAAATTATTACCTTTGGAACATTGGCTGCTAAAATGTCAATTAGAGATACAGCTAGAGTGTTTGGGTTGACTCCTAAAGAAGCAGGCGAGTGGTCGAATGCGATACCTAGTCAATTAGGTATTCGATTAAAGGATGCTTATAAGCAATCTCGAAAATTGCAGCAACTCGTTGAAAAAGACCCTCGTAACCAGCTGTTGTTTGAAACAGCTGTTAAAATTGAAGGCGTACCGAGACATTTTTCGACTCATGCTGCCGGTGTTGTGATTAGTGATCGCCCGCTGGTTGATATTATTCCCTTGCAACTCAGAGAAAATGATCTGTCTCTAACCCAATACCCAATGGGGAATGTAGAAGAAATCGGTTTATTAAAGATGGATTTTTTAGGCTTGAAAAACTTAAGTATATTAGACGAGAGTATTCAGCTAGCGAAAGAAGTTAATGGGTCATCCTTAGACATCTTTGCGATCCCCATCAATGATCCTGAAACAATGGCTTTATTTAGAAGAAGTGACACAAATGGTGTATTTCAGTTTGAATCAGCAGGAATTAAAAACGTGTTGCGTAAATTAGGACCAGAAAACCTAGAAGATTTAGTTGCTGTTAATGCCCTCTATCGTCCAGGTCCAATGGAGCAGATCGATACGTTTATCAGTCGAAAAAAAGGACAGCAGAAGATTGATTATTTGCATCCAGATTTAGAACCTATCTTAGAAGTTACATATGGCATTATGGTTTATCAAGAACAAGTCATGCAAGTTGCCTCTACCTTGGCTGGTTTCACACTGGGAGAAGCAGATATTTTAAGACGAGCGATTGGTAAAAAAGAAAAAGCGATTCTAGATAGAGAAAAGAAACATTTTGTAGACGGTGCAGTCTCTAAAGGCTATCCTTATCAAACTGCAGAGGAAATCTACCACTACATTGAACGTTTTGCTAATTATGGCTTCAACCGCTCGCATTCAGTGGCTTATTCCTACATAGCCTATCAAATGGCTTATATGAAAACACACTACCCGGCTGCTTTTTTTGCAGCATTATTAAATTCAGCAAACCCACATTCAGATAAGATGAATAGCTACTTATTAGACGTTATTAAACGCGCGATTAAGCTGACTTATCCTGATATTAATAAAAGTGATTGGCATTACACGGTTGATGGCGACACCATTCGAATGGGTCTAAGTGCGATTAAGAGCTTGAGAAGGGATTTTATCAGTCATATTATTTATGAGCGCCAGCAACACGGACCCTACCAAGATTTTATTCAGTTTTTAAGACGATTACCTGAAAAGTGGTTAAAGGACGATCTGATTGAGGCACTCATTTATAGTGGCGTCTTTGATTCCTTTGGTCATACAAGAGCAAGCTTACTAGCTTCTTTACCGGGAATGCTGTCAAGTATTGCTTATAGTGGTAATAATATTGATTTAATCCAAGTGTTAGAACCGCGCTATGTTGAGAAGGAAGAAAAAACAGAAGAGGAACTAGCGCAATATGAAGAGCAATATTTGGGTTACTCGCTCATGCCGCATCCTATTGAGGCTTACGCCTCTCTATATAAGGACGATAACCGTGCTTATATAGCGGAGTTGACTGAAGGGAAGGCGGTTCGAACGATGGGATTAATTCGTGAGGTGAAACGAATTAAAACTAAAAAGGGTGATCCAATGGCCTTCGTTACTCTGACTGACACAACCGGACAACTCAGTCTCACTTTGTTTCCGGAGCAATATGTTCGCTTTATTCGGTTGTTAAAAGAAGGCACGCTTGTTGTTGTTGGAGGAAAGTATGAATCTAAACGATCCGATAATCAATCGTCTCTGATTGTTCAGAATATGGAGGAGTTGACACATTATATTGCTCAACAGCCAAAAAAGAAGAAGCGTTGCTTCATTCTGTTATCTGATGCTATTTATTACGACCAACAATTTCAAGAAATTAGACAATTATTAAAGGATTACCCAGGTGATTGCCAAGTGGTTATTGTAGACAAGGTTAATAGTCGCAATATTTTGTTAGACGAATCTTACAATATTGATGATGAGTCGGATGTTATTGGAAAACTTGTCACAATTATGGGTGAAGACCGTGTGGTATTACAATAGACAAGGATATTGACTTCTTTAGTGGTACCGATAACAAGATTTTTAAGAAAAGCAAATACAAGTGAGACTTTTAATGAAAACAATGGTAAGATAATAAGGGAATATTAAAAAAAGTTTTTCTCAATTTTTGATGGGGTGAATGAATTGAAACGAATTGCAGTTTTAACAAGTGGTGGAGATGCACCAGGAATGAACGCTGCCATTAGAGCAGTTGTCAGAAAAGGGATTTATGATGGATTGGAAGTATACGGTATTAACTATGGTTATGCTGGTATGGTTGCTGGAGATATTCGCCAGTTAACAGTTGATGATGTTGGGGACACTATCAGCCGTGGTGGTACTGTTTTATATTCAGCACGTTATCCAGAGTTTGCTAATATCGAAGGACAACAAAAAGGTATTGAGCAACTTAAAAAATTTGGTATTGATGGCTTAATCGTTATCGGCGGAGATGGGTCTTACCGTGGTGGTGCTGCTTTAACTAAATTAGGTTTTCCAACTATTGGAATCCCAGGTACGATTGACAATGATATTGCTGGAACAGACTACACACTAGGATTTGATACTGCTATTAATACTGTTCTAGATTCTGTTGATAAAATCAGAGATACTGCAACAAGTCATGTTCGCACGTTTATTATTGAAGTAATGGGACGTAATGCAGGCGATATCGCTTTATGGACTGGTATCGGTAGTGGTGCAGAAAGTATCGTTATCCCTGAAGTCGAATTCAATATGGATGAAATTGTTAACGAAATCGAAGAAGGAAGACGTCGTGGTAAGAAACACACGATTATTCTTTTGGCTGAAGGCGTTATGAACGGGAATGCTTTTGCTGCTGAACTTGAAAAACATAAAAACTATCATACACGTGTAACTGTTTTAGGACACGTTCAAAGAGGGGGC
This genomic interval from Jeotgalibaca arthritidis contains the following:
- the mutS gene encoding DNA mismatch repair protein MutS — translated: MSQKTKQTPMMEQYFKIKEQYPDAFLFYRLGDFYELFHDDAIKAAKILEITLTSRNKNADDPIPMCGVPYHSATEYIRTLIHNGYKVAICEQMEDPKATKGMVRREVVQVLTPGTYMDEKGGSSNNFLVAIEERSSSYALAYADITTGELRVTLLDNQDAVLNEIQALQSKEVIIVEGKGSAIAPVLKQRLGVLISSHKKVDQSDNYAHLLEDLTEVACQSVVNLLLDYLAVTQKRSLTHIQTAVRYQADQYLKMDAYARRNLELTLSIRDQQKAGSLLWLMDQTKTAMGGRRLKQWLEKPLINKTEIESRQEKVASLLDHYFERMDINDALSSVYDLERLVAKVSFGNVNGRDLIQLKTSLDQLPKIKQLLVQVDEAIWQSTLSKIAEMPELRDLIDQAIMEDSPLLITEGNVIKDGYNDQLDYYRDAMANGKKWIAALQQQERERTGIKTLKIGYNRVFGYYIEVSKANVLNLPEGLYDRKQTLTNAERFITPELKEKERIILEAEEKSATLEYELFIAIREKVKHYSEDLQQLAKQISELDVLQSFAEISERYHYNKPILSATSKHIHITEGRHPVVEEVLGKDQYVSNNLEMTNDNNILLVTGPNMSGKSTYMRQLALIVIMAQMGCYVPAETAELPVFDQIFTRIGAADDLYSGQSTFMVEMVETNQALQFATERSLILFDEIGRGTATYDGMALAEAILKHLHRHDKGKVLFSTHYHELTALEEELAGLRNVHVGAIEQDGELVFLHKIMNGPADKSYGLHVAKLAGMPESLITEAGEILHRLETEANLTGSVVEEGISQLSLFGELEENINEKQVMKEMSELRLENMTPMDIMYQVNQWKKMLDKK
- the mutL gene encoding DNA mismatch repair endonuclease MutL; the protein is MATIRELPEQLTNQIAAGEVIERPSSVVKELVENAIDAKSSQIDIWVEEAGLKKIKVSDNGQGIHPDEVALAFERHATSKIYSREDLFRIHTLGFRGEALPSIASVSKVTVETATEHLPGKLLKIEGGKIIENKTFGSPKGTAITVESLFFNTPARLKYIRSLQTELSNITDIINRISLSHPEIAFRLYHDNNQLLRTSGNGDLKQAIAGVYGTKVARKMIEVQAEQLDFRVSGLVTMPEITRASRNYLTIILNGRYIRNFLLQNAIVDGFGSRLMVGRFPIAVINIETDPLLLDVNVHPSKKEVRISKEKELVALIISAIQEGLKDKTFIPSGFENVDFKRQPIEVEAKHEQTHIRFENPIEPTEAAFQSVLKQTDYKDEEVVQEDFTVEEANQAIDHTENESIDWIEPKRENQPKFEPTFVHENHNEKSLKTAERTLNEEPVRHFPELYYFGQMHGTYLFAQNETGLYIVDQHAAQERIKYEYYKEEIAKVSRDLQSLLVPITIDLALDDYLRVKENQEKLEDMGIFLEPFGKQTFLLDRHPTWFKAGQEEAILDDIISMVLEDGHLSVKKLREATAIMMSCKRSIKANHHLNDHEARILLADLSKTNNPYNCPHGRPVLIHFTNNDMEKMFKRIQDPH
- the msrB gene encoding peptide-methionine (R)-S-oxide reductase MsrB — protein: MKESKEELRNRLTPLQFEVTQNEATERPFTGEYDDFYQEGIYVDVVSGEPLFSSLDKYDAGCGWPSFSKPIAKLEEKEDTKLSRVRTEVRSKEADSHLGHVFEDGPAEMGGLRYCINSAAMRFVAVPDLEKEGYSDYLSLFESK
- the ruvA gene encoding Holliday junction branch migration protein RuvA, whose product is MYEYMCGTLVSVKPLYIVLDVQGIGYQIQVANPFRFTSLLDQEVMVYIHQAVREDAITLYGFKEEYEKQLYLKLISVSGIGPKSGLSILASEDHTGLVQAIETEHVTYLTRFPGVGKKTASQIILDLKGKLDDVLVEVGQLPIIPVEETTLNKQHLSEAMEALVGLGYSAREVNKIKPKLEEADAKDTEELLRMAFKLLLKN
- the ruvB gene encoding Holliday junction branch migration DNA helicase RuvB; this encodes MTDERMLSADIEDWNEEAVEESLRPQQISQYIGQKKVVDEVNIYIQAAKHRNEALDHVLLYGPPGLGKTTLAGVIANEMGVHMHTTSGPAIEKPGDLMVLLNELNPGDVLFIDEIHRLPRIVEEILYSAMEDYFVDIIIGQDATARPVHFTLPPFTLIGATTKAGSLSAPLRARFGIVLRMDYYNHSDLKEIIIRSSSVLKTEIEEDGAIEIARRSRGTPRIANRLLKRVRDFSQVYEDGMITAKVAEKGLTLLRVDKEGLDATDRRILTTMIDFYGGGPVGLASIAATIGEDRETIEDMYEPYLLQIGFLQRTQRGRMVTAAAYDHLGYTYDK
- the queA gene encoding tRNA preQ1(34) S-adenosylmethionine ribosyltransferase-isomerase QueA; its protein translation is MLKTSDFDFYLPEELIAQTPLENRTASRLLKLDSSANQLEDKHFYDVIDEFEVGDVLVLNNTRVLPARLHGVKPDTGGHLEVLLLNNEEGDRWETLVKPAKKAKIGTKISFGDGMLTAEVVGEKDHGGRIIEFSYEGIFLEVLESLGEMPLPPYIKERLDDPDRYQTVYAKENGSAAAPTAGLHFTQELLAKIEAKGVKVAYLTLHVGLGTFRPVSADDLSEHEMHSEFYSLPQETADLLNEVKAKGGRIIAVGTTSIRTLETVGTKFNGEIKADSDWTSIFIAPGYQFKVVDAFITNFHLPKSTLVMLVSAFAGRETVLNAYAHAVKERYRFFSFGDAMFVK
- a CDS encoding YjzD family protein yields the protein MKFVVCLFWGFILGQVAFYIGGALETNSYNFVHASVMGIAVAVIVFLLTSAFPKTAESKKA
- the dnaE gene encoding DNA polymerase III subunit alpha: MTFVQLQVISSYTLLQSTTRLSDLVYAAKERGYKALALTDHNVLYGQVDFYKLCEKAGIQPIIGIQLDVKGFVMTERRFPMVLLAKDYKGYQRLMQLSTLRSQEDDQLLQNEIEKGLNHLIAITAGDKSEVAALLADGNIQQAKSVSLFWKNLVTEGDFYLGVHAYRQMTRLIRPLQQLSQEMTVPLVALNEVSYLNPDDQFSCQVLQAISNNEQIDTQSVEMSGERYLTTAEEAYHRFLNMDLKEAADETERIASKINIQIPLNQSLLPKYPVPKGVSSSDYLKRLCMEGLEARVAEPDSRYQERLLYELEVIHEMGFDDYFLIVWDVMAYARQVNILPGAGRGSAAGSLVAYVLSITHVDPIAFNLLFERFLNRERYNMPDIDLDFPDNRRDDVLRYVKKKYGSDHVAQIITFGTLAAKMSIRDTARVFGLTPKEAGEWSNAIPSQLGIRLKDAYKQSRKLQQLVEKDPRNQLLFETAVKIEGVPRHFSTHAAGVVISDRPLVDIIPLQLRENDLSLTQYPMGNVEEIGLLKMDFLGLKNLSILDESIQLAKEVNGSSLDIFAIPINDPETMALFRRSDTNGVFQFESAGIKNVLRKLGPENLEDLVAVNALYRPGPMEQIDTFISRKKGQQKIDYLHPDLEPILEVTYGIMVYQEQVMQVASTLAGFTLGEADILRRAIGKKEKAILDREKKHFVDGAVSKGYPYQTAEEIYHYIERFANYGFNRSHSVAYSYIAYQMAYMKTHYPAAFFAALLNSANPHSDKMNSYLLDVIKRAIKLTYPDINKSDWHYTVDGDTIRMGLSAIKSLRRDFISHIIYERQQHGPYQDFIQFLRRLPEKWLKDDLIEALIYSGVFDSFGHTRASLLASLPGMLSSIAYSGNNIDLIQVLEPRYVEKEEKTEEELAQYEEQYLGYSLMPHPIEAYASLYKDDNRAYIAELTEGKAVRTMGLIREVKRIKTKKGDPMAFVTLTDTTGQLSLTLFPEQYVRFIRLLKEGTLVVVGGKYESKRSDNQSSLIVQNMEELTHYIAQQPKKKKRCFILLSDAIYYDQQFQEIRQLLKDYPGDCQVVIVDKVNSRNILLDESYNIDDESDVIGKLVTIMGEDRVVLQ